The Bicyclus anynana chromosome 4, ilBicAnyn1.1, whole genome shotgun sequence genome window below encodes:
- the LOC112051408 gene encoding uncharacterized protein K02A2.6 isoform X1, translating into MDISNLCRSCMKEVASWERENFDARAVEMFCFCTNIKIMEDIKLPKQFCYDCTIKIESCFTFIKEAQNVNITLKNIASRSDTSIIIEPESVKNCLTEPNRLRLTLPDYKLSIGVSNYTEQDIFDETDYNRNESAILTTDLPILPTKTIELLQSTEKCNLPIHNELERNSNLKLDTTISSVKIEPKRDDNITVGVPERVATRKNNVCKTDVTVLDEAKKLACPVCRKQFTSKKWYSKHMDKEHSGHKYNCEHCPKSFSKPLQLAYHAACHSDERKFMCNTCGKGFKRRKQLTEHGRAHSDARPYACDQCGMSIQSETKILPFVVELLLEDIPVVLQVDTGASFSLVNEYTWKKIKYQNKQITLRPVSLTLRTWTNTPVILLGQTTLHVQYRNLKCNLNVIIAKGCGPNLLGRDWLNPLNITLNINCISSSDLVNIDKTISKYSEIFEDELGTFTGDPVTIHLKPNATPRFLKARPVPYAIKARVEQEIDRLVAEGVLQPLSFSEWATPVVPIIKKSGDIRLCGDYRSTVNQATESDTFPMPTANEVFATVAGAKFFTTLDLDRAYTQVKVTESTAKMLTLNTCKGLYSVHRLPFGVKACPGIFQRLMTALLAGIQGVSVLIDDIIVSGPTILIMQQRLDNVLKRIQKAGFHLNKNKCKFAQEKVEFLGFVINGDGIHPAPSKVEAILKTPEPKNVRELQAFLGLYNFYERFIPHKATTLEPLHRLLDKSQTWRWTQREQDAFNKAKQLLTFETTLVHYDLNKHVILTCDSSEYGVGAVLSHVMDEGHERPIAMSSRTLNAHERRYSQLDKEATAIMFGIKKFHNYIAGRQFTIVTDHKPLLGIFDPKRPMPSILSPRLTRIAIALTAHDYSITYQPGSQIGNADSLSRWPLPVPEQEDQSLCEVLLMAEKVEDFPYTAHEIASETTKDQTLSRIVHFLRCGWPGKVTDRDLRTYWLHRTELSLQDGCILLGCRVVIPPSLRQTILRMLHTTHNGIVHTKALARSYVWWPQLSDDISRLVQNCTKCLENRRMPEKSSHEWILPSRPWSRIHIDFAGPYMNKTFLIVVDAFSKWPEVFIVSSTNSRTVIGHLRNLFATHGICETLVSDNGTSFVSQEMKLFLESNKIRHVTSAPYHPATNGLAERMVQTVKDKLRKIHGPWEVKIPNMLLGLRVTPCSSTNKSPSELLMNRRLRTVMDTLHPDNIQHKNRKSSNKKCTAEKQTK; encoded by the exons ATGGACATATCCAATTTATGTCGCAGTTGTATGAAAGAAGTGGCTTCATGGGAAAGAGAAAACTTTGACGCCAGAGCTGTGGAAATGTTTTGTTTCTGTACCAATATtaag ataaTGGAAGATATAAAGCTACCCAAACAGTTCTGCTATGATTGCACTATAAAAATAGAGTCCTGTTTCACATTTATAAAAGAAGCGCAGAATGTTAACATAACTCTTAAGAACATTGCCTCAAGAAGTGACACGAGCATCATTATTGAGCCTGAGTCTGTAAAGAATTGTTTAACTGAACCAAATAGACTAAGACTGACTCTACCAGATTATAAACTATCCATTGGTGTGAGTAATTACACAGAACAGGACATTTTTGATGAGACAGACTATAATCGCAATGAAAGTGCAATTCTTACTACAGACTTACCAATATTACCCACTAAAACAATTGAGTTATTACAAAGTACTGAAAAATGTAATTTGCCCATCCATAATGAATTAGAAAGAAACAGCAATTTGAAACTTGATACAACAATAAGCTCTGTAAAGATTGAACCAAAAAGAGATGATAATATAACAGTTGGTGTGCCAGAAAGAGTTGCAACAAGAAAGAATAATGTATGTAAAACAGATGTGACTGTATTAGATGAGGCAAAAAAGTTAGCATGCCCAGTGTGTAGGAAACAGTTTACATCTAAGAAGTGGTACTCGAAACATATGGATAAAGAACACTCCGGGCATAAGTATAACTGTGAACATTGTCCCAAAT CATTCTCCAAGCCGCTCCAGCTAGCGTACCACGCAGCATGCCACTCGGACGAGAGGAAGTTCATGTGCAACACTTGCGGGAAGGGCTTCAAGCGGCGCAAGCAGCTGACGGAGCACGGCCGCGCGCACTCCGACGCCCGGCCCTACGCCTGTGACCAGTGCGGCATGAG CATTCAATCTGAGACTAAAATACTGCCTTTTGTGGTTGAATTGTTATTGGAAGACATCCCTGTGGTATTGCAAGTAGATACAGGAGCGAGTTTTTCATTGGTAAATGAATACACTTGGAAGaagataaaatatcaaaacaaacaGATTACTCTTCGACCAGTGTCACTTACTCTACGCACGTGGACAAACACACCAGTGATTTTACTTGGTCAAACAACACTTCATGTTCAGTATAGAAATCTAAAATGTAACCTAAATGTAATCATAGCAAAAGGATGTGGTCCTAATCTTCTAGGACGGGACTGGTTGAACCCGCTGAACATAACATTGAACATTAATTGTATATCAAGCAGTGATCTTGTAAACATTGACAAGACTATTTCAAAATATAGTGAAATCTTTGAGGATGAGCTGGGTACATTTACTGGTGACCCTGTTACAATACATCTTAAACCAAATGCTACACCTAGATTTCTGAAAGCTCGTCCAGTACCATATGCCATCAAAGCTAGAGTAGAGCAAGAAATTGACCGGCTAGTGGCAGAGGGGGTACTACAACCCTTATCTTTTTCTGAGTGGGCAACACCTGTTGTGCCAATAATAAAGAAGTCAGGGGATATCCGGCTATGTGGAGATTACCGTAGTACTGTCAATCAAGCTACTGAATCGGATACTTTTCCTATGCCGACAGCCAATGAGGTATTTGCTACAGTGGCAGGTGCAAAGTTTTTTACAACATTAGACCTCGATCGAGCATACACACAAGTAAAAGTTACTGAGAGTACAGCcaaaatgttaactttaaaTACATGCAAGGGCCTATATTCAGTTCATCGGTTACCATTCGGAGTCAAAGCATGCCCTGGAATATTTCAGAGACTTATGACAGCATTACTGGCAGGAATCCAGGGTGTTTCAGTTTTAATTGATGATATCATAGTGAGTGGTCCTACAATACTGATTATGCAACAAAGACTTGACAATGTTTTAAAACGTATACAGAAAGCTGGATTCCATCTTAACaagaataaatgtaaatttgctcaagaaaaagtagaattttTAGGTTTTGTGATCAATGGAGATGGTATACACCCAGCTCCAAGTAAAGTGGAAGCTATTTTAAAAACACCAGAACCTAAGAATGTACGGGAGTTGCAAGCATTTTTAGGCTTGTATAACTTTTATGAAAGGTTTATACCTCATAAGGCAACAACATTGGAGCCGTTACACAGACTACTAGATAAATCTCAAACTTGGAGATGGACCCAAAGAGAACAGGATGCATTTAATAAAGCAAAACAGTTGCTAACATTTGAAACAACATTGGTTCATTATGATTTGAATAAACATGTAATTCTAACATGTGATAGTTCAGAATATGGCGTTGGAGCAGTGCTATCACATGTTATGGACGAGGGACATGAACGGCCTATTGCAATGAGCTCTAGGACATTAAATGCACATGAGCGAAGATATTCACAGTTAGATAAAGAGGCTACTGCGATTATGTTTGGCATTAAAAAATTTCACAATTATATAGCTGGCAGACAATTTACAATAGTGACCGATCACAAGCCGTTACTAGGAATATTTGATCCTAAAAGACCTATGCCATCCATTTTATCACCTCGGCTAACAAGAATCGCTATAGCATTAACAGCACATGATTATAGTATTACTTACCAACCTGGAAGTCAAATTGGCAATGCAGACAGTTTAAGTCGATGGCCGCTACCAGTTCCAGAGCAAGAAGATCAATCTTTGTGTGAAGTATTGCTAATGGCAGAAAAGGTGGAAGATTTTCCCTACACAGCTCATGAGATAGCTTCCGAAACTACAAAAGATCAGACACTTTCACGAATTGTACATTTCTTAAGATGTGGATGGCCAGGCAAAGTTACTGATAGGGATCTACGAACATATTGGTTGCATAGAACAGAGTTGTCTTTACAAGATGGATGTATATTATTAGGATGCCGCGTTGTTATACCACCATCCCTTCGACAAACCATCCTACGCATGCTTCATACTACTCATAATGGAATTGTTCATACCAAGGCATTGGCTAGGAGTTATGTGTGGTGGCCACAATTGAGCGACGACATAAGTCGACTAGTTCAAAATTGCACTAAGTGTCTGGAAAATAGACGTATGCCTGAGAAATCGTCTCATGAATGGATTCTTCCATCAAGACCATGGTCCAGAATACATATCGATTTTGCAGGGCCATACATGAATAAAACATTTCTTATAGTAGTCGACGCTTTTTCTAAATGGCCTGaagtttttattgtaagtagcacaaattcTAGAACAGTGATTGGCCATCTAAGAAATTTGTTTGCTACTCATGGTATTTGTGAAACCTTGGTCTCAGATAATGGTACTTCCTTTGTATCTCaagaaatgaaattatttctagaatcaaataaaataagacaTGTGACGTCAGCACCTTACCATCCTGCCACCAATGGCTTGGCAGAGAGGATGGTACAAACTGTAAAAGACAAACTACGCAAAATACATGGACCATGGGAAGTTAAAATTCCAAATATGTTATTAGGCCTACGTGTTACACCATGCTCTTCTACAAATAAGAGTCCTTCAGAGCTTTTAATGAATAGACGCCTTCGTACTGTCATGGATACTTTGCATCCAGATAATATACaacataaaaatagaaagtcaagtaataaaaaatgcacAGCAGAAAAACAGACAAAGTAA